In the Chloroflexota bacterium genome, TCATGGAAAAATGATAAATGACAAATGGCAAATGACGATGCTTGTCATTTGTCATTTTGCATTTGACATTATCTTTCGAGTGGCCGCCAGCACTTTCTCTTCAGCTTCGGCCAGCGAGATGTTCTTGAGGTTCGCGCCCGCCGCCGACACGTGCCCACCGCCGCCAAACGACTGGGCGATCTTGGCAACGTCCCAGCCGGGCCGCGCCCGCCAACTCACTTTGACTTCGTCCTTCTCGTGCTCGACGAAGATCAGAAAGACATCGGCTTCGTTGATGGTAGTCAGCACGTTAATCAGGTCGGCGTCGCCTTTGCCGTTGTAACCCACCGCTTGCTTAATTGACAACGGGATCGTCGTCCAGGCCAGGCCGTCGCTCAAGGTCGCGCGCGCCAGCGCCTGGCCCCACAACTGCACGGCGTTGAACGAGCGGCGGTTGAGGGCATGATCGTAAATGCGCGGCAGGTCGGCCCCGGCGGCCATGAGTTTTTGAGCAGTCGTCAGAACTTTAGCGGTAGTGTTAGACGTGCGAAAGCCAAGTGTGTCCGAGACGACGCCGCACAGCAAACACTCGGCGGCCGGCCCGGTGAGCGGCAGGCCAAATTGCGGGAGCAGGTCGAAGATGATTTCGGCAGTGGAAGCCGCCTCCGGCGTCACAAAATTCAGGCGGCCAAAGCCGGGGTTGGTGGCGTGGTGATCAATGTTGATGTCCGGCGGCTGGCCCAGCGCCTCGGCCGGTTTGCCGGCCCGGCCCAGGTCGGCGCAGTCGAGGGTGATGACCAGATCGAATGGCTCTTTGGCGCGGTTGGCGACCTCGGCGCTGCCCGGCAGGAAGCGAAACGTGTCGGGGCAACCGTCGGCGCTGACGGGGAGCGTTTCTTTGCCGCACGCCTTCAGCGCCCAGTGCAAGCCGAGTAATGAACCCATCGCGTCGCCGTCGGGCGAAACGTGGGTGAGAAGCAGAATGCG is a window encoding:
- a CDS encoding bifunctional oligoribonuclease/PAP phosphatase NrnA; protein product: MTPQPTARALIASAQRILLLTHVSPDGDAMGSLLGLHWALKACGKETLPVSADGCPDTFRFLPGSAEVANRAKEPFDLVITLDCADLGRAGKPAEALGQPPDINIDHHATNPGFGRLNFVTPEAASTAEIIFDLLPQFGLPLTGPAAECLLCGVVSDTLGFRTSNTTAKVLTTAQKLMAAGADLPRIYDHALNRRSFNAVQLWGQALARATLSDGLAWTTIPLSIKQAVGYNGKGDADLINVLTTINEADVFLIFVEHEKDEVKVSWRARPGWDVAKIAQSFGGGGHVSAAGANLKNISLAEAEEKVLAATRKIMSNAK